ACCGCTACGTGGCCAATTCGATGCTCACGCTGCCCCTGGTGGCCGCGGCTTTGATCGCGGCCCTGGTCACGGCCTGGGGGGTGCCCCGGCTGCGGCGGCTCAAGCTGGGCCAGGTGATCCGGGAGGACGGGCCCCAGGCCCACCTCAGCAAGGCCGGCACCCCCACCATGGGCGGCCTGCTGGTGGTGCCCGTGGGCGTGATTCTCGGCGGCCTGCTCAGCCCCTCCGATCCGCGGCTGCCGGCGGTGGCGGCGATCACCCTGGCCTACATGGCCATCGGTGCCATCGATGACTGGCGCAGCCTCACCCGCAGCACCAACACAGGCCTCACGCCCCGGGGCAAGCTGCTGCTGCAGGGGCTCGCGGCGGTGCTGTTCCTGGTGTGGGCCTACCAGGGCCAGTGGCTGGGCGGCGGCGAGGCCGGCAACGTGGCCCTGCCGTTCGGCTGGATGGTGCCGCTGGGCCTGGCGATCTGGCCTCTGGGGCTGTTCGTGTTCCTGGCGGAGAGCAATGCCACCAACCTCACCGATGGCCTCGATGGCCTGGCCGCCGGCTGTGGGGCAGTGGTGTTCACGGGCCTGGGGCTGCAGCTGATGCTGCGCGGCCACGAGGGGGATCCGGCCCTGGCGGGGTTCTGCGTGGCGATGGCCGGCTGCTGGCTGGGCTTTCTGGCCCACAACCGCCATCCGGCCCGGCTGTTCATGGGCGACACCGGCTCCCTGGCCATGGGAGCGGCCCTGAGCGCCGTGGCCCTGCTCTCGAACAGCCTCTGGCCCCTGCTGGTGATGGGTGGTGTGTTCCTGGCGGAATCGGTCTCGGTGATCCTGCAGGTGTGGGTGTTCAAGGCCACCAAGGGCCCGGACGGCCAGGGCCGCCGCCTGTTCCGGATGGCCCCGCTCCACCATCACTTCGAGCTGGGCGGCCTCGGCGAGGAACAGGTGGTGATCCGTTTCTGGGGCGCAAGCCTGCTACTGGTGGTGGCGGGGCTGGTGCTGTTGCCCTGAACGCCACAGCGACCCCACACCGACACCGGCATCCGTTCCCGCAGTTCCCGCCTCGGTTCTCTCTCCCCATGGCCTACTTCACCTGGAAGGAAACCGGTCTCACCGCCGACTGCCCGAGCCTGGCGGCGATGGCGGCACGGTTCGAGGAAGCGGCGGCCCTGATGCGCCAGATGGATGCGGAGGGATTCCGGCTCGAACTCCAGGCCGAGGGTCAGCGGATCACCCACCCCGATCCCGGCGTGTTCGAGGCCTACGGCTTCGTCAGCGAGGAATCGCCGGTGCGCCAGCTCACCCTCTGGAGTGGGGAGGCCCCCCCTGCGGCCACGGGACCGGCAGGCCCGTGAGCCTGGGGTGGGCAGGCGTTCAGCGGCTGCGCAGATAGCCCACCACCCACACCAGCACGAAGGCCAGGGAAGAGACGCCCAGGTACACGAGCACGCCGTTCTGCAGGGTGTTGATGTCCCAGCCGAACAGCAGGCCATCGGCCGCATCGCCGGCGGTGCGGAATGCGATCAGCCTGCCCATGGCCCGTGCCCCTGCGAGCAGCTTCTCTAGCAGGCAGCGCCCTGGGTTGGGCCCCATCCCCGGACGCCGGGTGCGGGAGGATCGTGGCCCTCACCTTCCCGGCATGCCGATGGGCGGCTCGATGCAGCATTCCTTCCCCCGCACCCTGATGCTGCTGGGCAGCGGCGAGCTGGGCAAGGAGGTGGCGCTGGCCGCCCAGCGCCTCGGCTGCCGGGTGGTGGCCGTGGATCGCTACGCCGGCGCCCCGGCGATGCAGGTGGCCGACCACGCCGAGGTGGTGCCGATGACGGACGCGGAGGCGCTGAAGGCGGTGGTGCGCACCCACCGGCCCGATCTGGTGATCCCGGAGATCGAGGCCCTGGCGGTGGATGCCCTGGCGGAGCTGGAGCAGGAGGGGATCACCGTGATTCCCACGGCCCGCGCCACGGCCGTGACGATGAACCGGGACAGGATCCGCGACCTGGCCGCCAGCGATCTGGGGCTGCGCACGGCCCGCTTCGCCTATGCGGAGAGCGCCGAGGAGCTGGCCGCGGCGGCAGCGCCCCTCGGCTGGCCGGTGGTGGTGAAACCGGTGATGAGCTCGTCCGGCAAGGGGCAGAGCGTGGTGCGGGGCCCGGAACAGGTCGAGGCCGCCTGGAGCGCAGCCCAGGCCGGCGCCAGGGGCTCCGGCACCCGGGTGATCGTGGAGGAATTCCTCCACTTCGAGCTGGAGATCACCCTGCTCAGCGTGCGGCAGTGGAACGGACCCACCCTCTTCTGCCCGCCCATCGGCCACATCCAGGAGCGGGGCGACTACCAGTGCAGCTGGCAGCCTGCGGCCCTCGGAGCTGCCGAACTGGCCGAGGCCCAGGCCATGGCCCAGGCCGTCACCGACAACCTGGGGGGAGCCGGCCTGTTCGGGGTCGAGTTCTTCCTGTGCCGCCGGGGGGGCAACGGCAGCAGCAGCGGAACCGCCGACGGGTCCAGCCTGGAGGTGGTGTTCTCCGAGCTCTCCCCACGCCCCCACGACACCGGCCTGGTGACGCTGGCAGGCCAGAACCTCAGTGAATTCGAGCTGCATCTGCGCGCCGTGCTGGGTCTGCCGATCCCGGCGATCCACAGCCTCGGACCCGCCGCCAGCCGCGTCATCCTGGCCGACGCCGCCCTGGACGCGGTGCGCTTCGAGGGGGTGGCGGAGGCCCTGAGCGAGCCGGACACCCAGGTGCTGCTGTTCGGCAAGCCGGATGCCCGGCCCCATCGCCGCATGGGGGTGGCACTGGCCCGGGGCTTGGATCTGGACACCGCCCGGGGCCGGGCCGACCGGGCCGCCGCCCAGGTGCGGGTGGTGGCCGGCTGACCCTGGTGCGCAGGGGTTCTGGCCCTTATGGTGCGCCCGACAGGAGCCCCCATGACCCAGGCCCAACCGGTTCCGCCACGTCAGGACGCACGGGATTCGGGCGGCTGGTCACCCCTGCGGCGCTCGAAGGCGGGTTCCAGCCAGGTCCGCACCGGATCCAGGACCGTCACGGTGCTCGGCCAGGCCGCCGCCCACGCGGGCCGCATGGAGCCAGGGCCGCAAGCAGGGGGCCCAGCGACGAGCCCCACGAGCGCCCCCCAGAAGAAGCCGGGCCATCAGAGCCAGACCCGGGGGCTCCGGCTGCCCGTGCTCCCCTTCAGCCTGGGCATCGTCTGCGGCCTCGCCCTCGCCGGGCCGATCCCTCACCTGCTGGGCAGCAGCCTGGCTGGACTGGTGGAGGCACCCAAGGAGAAACTGGCCGCCATCGTGAACCCGTTCACCAACGGCCAGCGCCAGGTGCTGGTGCTCGGCACCGACCGGGTGGGCGACAACACCGACGTGATGTTCACGGTGCAGGTGAAGGACGGGGCCACCCAGCTCACCCAGGTGCCCCGCGACACCTTCGTGGAATCGGAGCGGCTGGGGGTGGTGAAGGCCAACGCCCTCTATGCCTTCGGCGGGATTGACGCCGTGAAGGAGGAGGTGGGTCGGCTGCTGGATGCCCCGGTGGAGCGCTACGTGCGCATCAACCTGCGGGCGGTGGAGCGGCTGGCCGATGCCCTGGGCGGCATCGAGGTGGATGTGCCCAAGCGGATGTACTACGTGGACAACGCCCAGGGGCTCTACATCGACCTCTACCCCGGTCCCCAGGTGCTGAAGGGTGAGTCCCTGGAGGGCTTCCTGCGCTTCCGTCACGACGAGATGGGCGATCTGGGCCGGATGGAGCGCCAGAAACTGGTGCTCTCCCAGGTGTTCCGCAAGCTGGTGAGCCCATCCATGCTCACCGAGCTGCCGGAGCTGCTCCGGATCGCCGGCGAGGACATTCAGACCGACCTCTCCCCCATCGAGATGGGGCAGCTGCTGTCGGCCATGACCAACACCCGGCTCAGCTCGGCCCAGGTGCCGGGCCGGCTGTTCTGGCACAACGACCTGAGCTACTGGATGCCGGACAGCAACATGCACTACCCCGCCCCCACCGCCGTGGAGGGCGACCTGGGCATGGCCGAAAGCCATCTCTGAGCCTGCCCTCGCTGGCAGAGCGGGCCTCAGACAGAACGGGCCTCAGGACGAAGGGGGCGAGGCTGGGGGCGGCACCAGCACCAGGGGAATCAGGCTGTCTCCCCAACCTTGCGGGGCCAGCAGGGGAGCGGCCTGGGGAGCGGGTCGGGCGTCGGGGCCGGCGGCGAAGGCAGCCTGGGTCCAGGCCAGCACCAGACCCCGCAGCGGGCCACCGTTGCCACCGGCGGCAGCCCTGAGGTTGAAGTGGTCGCCGCCGTTGGCGATCACGATCTGATGCCCGAAGCCCTGGGCCGCCGCTGCCGCCTGGAGGGCCTCCGGATCGGGCGGCACCACCCAGTCACGGCTGCCGGTGACCAGCAGCGCCCGGGCCTGCATGCTCTGGCCTGCCCCGTAGTCGAACAGCAGGCGCATGGGAGGACTCACGGCCAGCACGCCCACCACCCGGGAATCCGCCAAGCCGGCCCGGTCGGCGGAACCCAGAAAGCTGCACTGCAGCACCCAGCTGAGGTTGCGGTCCGGATCCTGGAGATCGGCGCAGCGCTCGAACAGGCGCCGCGATGTCGGCTGGGTGCCCGCCAGCTGCAGGGCGGTGGTGGCCCCCCAGGAGTGACCCACCACCACCACCCGGTCCGCCTTGAGGCCATCGATCACCGCCGACACATCCAGGGGCCGCAACCGCAGCTCATCCGGCCCCGGGGGAGGGGTCTGGCCCGACAGCATGGCCCGCTGCTGGTCGGCATCGCTGCCGGGGTGCACCGGCAGTGCCACCGTGTAGCCATGGCTGGCGAGGTGGTTGGCCCAGCCCTCGAAGCTGTCCGGGCTGTCCCAGAGGCCGTGGGAGATCACCACCACCTGGCCGTTGGGATTCAGGGCGGGCTCCACCAGCACCACATCCAGGGGCTGACTCCTGTGGGGAGCCGGCATGGACACCACCCGCCGTTGCGGAAGCCTGCCGCCGGGGCCACTCAACGCCGGGTCGATCGAGGCCGGGGTCTGGCTGGCCAGCACGGCTTTGGCCTGCTTCCGCTGCACGGCCATGCGCTGCAGGGCGGTGATGGCCTGGGGCAGATCCACGGTCACCGCTTCGCCGGGAATGGCCCGCAGGAACGTGTAGAGGGTGAGCTCACCGCTGCTGCTGGCGCGGTTGAGCACCTCGGTGAGCTCGTTGCCGCTGAGATCGGTCGGCAGTCCCTCCACCTGGCCCAGCGCCGACACCAGCAGCAGCACCTGCTGCAGCAATGGGGTGCCGGCGGCCTGGTTGATCACCAGGCGGGTCTCCACGGGCAGCGGTGTGTCGAAGATCTCCCGCATGTGACGCCCCACCGCTCCGTTGGTGGCACGGTTGAGTTCGGCCAGGTCGCTGGTGCCCCGCCAGAAGCGTTCAGGATTTTCCAGCTCGCTGAGCTTCACCGTGAAGCCGAAATCGAGCAGGGGCAGCTGCAGCACTACCGTGTCGATGGCGCGGGCCGGGCTGGCTCCCACCAGCAGCGCGAAGGAAGCCAGAGCAGAGAGAGAACGGCGCAACATCGGTTTGGAGAACGGCCCAGCCGATCACGGATACCGCTCAGGATGCTCCATCCCGGGCGCCTGGGGGATCAGCATCAGCGCAAATCCTCAACGGCCGACATGCCGGCCCCGGGGGTCAGCAGGTTCCGAACAGGGCGGCTTCGAGCCGTTCGAACCAGGTGTGGGTCTCGTCGCGGCCGGGTCCGCTGAGGGCGAGGGACACCGTTTCCCGCACCGGATCACAGTTCACCGTGAGGGCCAGGGGGAGCTGGCCGTGCTCGGCGTGGTAGCAGGCACTGCGGCCGTCCTTGGCATAGAGCGTTTCGGGATCCCGGGTGAAGCCCAGCTCCCGGGTGAGACAGGCGATGCCGGTGAGGGAGGCCACCAGATCGGCGGAGGAATGGATCGCGGCCGTGTAGACCCAGGGCGCCGGCTCGGGGTCGTGCAGGGGATCGAGAATCAGGCTGTTGGCCAGGGATGTCACCAGGGCACGCATGGGTGGACCGAGCAACAGGGCAGCCCCGTCAGCCTAGGGCCGGAACACTGTGACTAGCGTTTGCGGGTGCTCTTGGCACCAGATCTGGGGCGCCATCGCTGATGTCCGGGCTGCTGCCCGTCAACCGTGGCTTGGCATGGACGGTCCAAGACGGCGGAAATCCTTCCGGAACCGCCGGGCGAGATCCTTCACCAGCCTGGGGTCGTCCTTGATCAGCCCCATCTCCCGGTTCACCGTTGCCGAATCGGGCGAGAGGCTGATCGAGCCCACATAGGCGAGGCGGTGGTCCACCACGGCGGCACGGGCGTGCATGTAGGGCTGGGCGGCACTCTGGTCAGGCCCACTGGTGCGTACCGCAACGCCGACCGCCTGCAGGGCGGCGATCGCGGACGCATGCTGAGCGTTCTGCTCTGCGGTGAACCCGTTCACCTGCGCCGGTGTGACCAGCTGCACCCGCACCCCCCGCTTCACCGCGCCAACGAGCTGACTCTCCAGGGCAGCATTGCCCAGTTCTTCGCTGTACACGAGCAGCCGCTTCCGGGCTTGCTGATACAGGTCGGCCATCCCTGAGGCGGCATTGCGCGGGGCGATCAGCAGCTCACGGGGCTTCACCGCCGGTGTGGGGTTGAACGGTGGCGGCGGCTGACCCACCGGAGCCGAGAACGCCCAGTCGTTGGTGAACAGCCTGCGGATGGTGCGCAGAACCCTGGGATCGGTGCTGGCCAGAGCGAAATCGCGGTACTGGGCGAAGGTGGTGCTGTCGAGACAGGCAGAGCCGTACACCAGCAGCTTGGCGTCGATCAGGATCGTCTTGGGGAAGGAGCGGGGAAAGATTGGATTGCTGAGATGCAGTTCCCCTCCCGCGGCCACGAAGTCGCCAGCCAGGTTCTGCTGCTCGGCGTCCAGAGCTTCGTACTTGCCGCGATCGACAATCGCCCGCACCCGCACACCGCGATCCAGAGCCTTGCGAAGGCCGGCAAGGATGATCGGATCCTCCAGCACACAGATCTCGATCCGGATCTGTCGCTCGGCCAGGGCAAAGGCCCTGCGGTAGATCCTGCGGCCGTCGCGGGGCAGCACCTGCAGCCGCTCGAAGACGGCACCGGTGATCGGATCGCTGGAGCGGGGGCCTGCCACGCTGGGGGTTGCCCGTAATGCCCGGATCCCCTCCGCCCTGCCGTCCGGTGCGGCAGCGGCGAAGCCGGTGGGCTCCAGGGTGGAGACCGCTCGGGAGGGCAGGGCCCAGGCCGGCAGCAGCGGCCGGGGATCCGGCTCCTGCAGAAACCCCGGGGAAGAGGGCTCGAGCATGGGCAGACAGACCCTGGGCCCCCACGAGAGAAGGCCACGCTAGGCGCAGCCAGGACCGCGACCGAACTGTCGAGGTGTGCAGCGGCGGAGGCGATGGCGTTGCCAGAGCGAAGGAGCCAGCTCCGGGTGGAGCTGGCTCCGGATCCTCAGGCCACGACCATGAGGCGATCGGCCAGGCGTTCGGCGTTCACGCCCTGCAGCTGGGCCAGGAGCATGGTCTGACCACCGAAGGTGGCAAAGACATTGCTCCCCGAGAAACTCAGCATGCGCGGCTTCAGGGGTGCCATCAGCTGGAGCCTGTCGCGCTTGATCTCAAGGTCTCGAATGAGATCCCCACCGGGCTGGGCCCCGGAGACGGGGTCGAGCTCAAGCACAAACGTGTCCTTGCCGCTGCCACCGATCAGCACATCGCGACCAGAGCCACCACGCAGCCAGTCGGGACCGGCTCCACCTCTGAGAACGTCGTTGCCGTTGCCCCCATAGAGGCGATCATTGCCCTTCTTGCCGATCAGAAGGTCATCACCATCCCCTCCGAAAAGGCGGTCTTTCTTCCGCCCACCCCGGAGCACATCATTTCCGAAGGACCCAGTCATGAAATACCGGCCCTTCTTCTTGATGATCGTGACACCCTGATCCTCAGGAGCACCGCTGGCGGGGGGAGTCACAGGCACCTCGCCGCCCGGAAGCGGGGGGGCAGCCTCGTCCAGCCCGTTGATCGTGATGGTGGCTGTGGTGGGAACCGTGTTGACCCCATCGCTGACCGAATAGGCGGCCTGAATGATGCGCACGTCGCCTTGAAGCAGAGAATCAAAGACACTCGGGTTGACCGTGAGGCTGGATCCCGAGGCCTGAACCGCGTCCAAGGGGAGGGTCACAGGATTCGTGCCGTCTGTCGCCTGCAACGTCAGATTGCCAACGGTGAGGGGGTCACCCTCCGGATCCGTGGCCTGGCTGAGAAGATCCACGTTGAACGTGGGATCGTCCTCTGTTTTGACCAGCGTGATCGGCGCCACCGATGGAAACTGGTTTCCACCCACCAGGATGTCCAGGAAGGTGAGGTTGTTGGGCACATCGATGCTCGCCACACCTGTACCCGTGGCCGGGGCTCCGGACTCCGCCGCTGCGGTGGCCTCCTCCTCGGTGCTGACCTGGATATCAGCCTGATCCAGCTGGAAGTTGCCGTCCGTGGGAAAGGCCGTGGTGAGCCGGTAGGTACCAGCCTGGCTGGGCCTCCACCCACCCTGGGAGACGCCATAGACCACCTTGCCCGCCACGGTGACCTCCGCACCGAAGGTCAGCCCCTGGACAGGATCATCGATGGTCACGCCGTCGGTGATGTCAGCATCCACCCAGTAATCACCGTTCCAGGTGAAATCACCCAGTTCCGGTGTACCCACCACATGCTGGATCACCAGCTTGGCGTTCTGGGAGTACACCGAGGCCAGAGGGGATTCCTCCGTGAGCACGCGCGGATCGGGCGGTGAAAGAGGATCAATACTTCCCGCTATAGGGTAAGCATTGGCCGAAGCCCCCTGCACTTCCGTAGGACTGCTTGGGTTCGCCAGCAGCTCCATCGGGTAGGCCGTCATCTCGGCATCCAGCGCTACATCCCCAACAAAGGAGGTGGCCAGATCCTTGTAGAAGCTGATCTCCACCCGAACGGGCCTGCCCAGCGCCAGGGGCCTTGTTCCCTCCAGACTGTCGCCCCAGTCGACCGTGCTGACAAAGACATTGGTGGACAGATCCTGGTCAGCGCTGATCAATTCCGAATCAGCCTGCCAAGTGTTGCCCTGCGTCTTCTGAGCAAAGAGATAGTAACCATTGATCTGGTCATCCAGAGTAATCGTCCCATCATTGTTCAGATCGTAGGGAATGGTGAATTCAAAGGCATCGGGCAAGCCTGGCAAGGTCAGGCCCACCCCATCGGTGAAGATCACCGGAAAGGAGAGATTGTTGCCAGCAGACTCCTCTTCGCCTCCACCCATACCGCCACCTCCACCCATGCCGCCGCCACCTGCGGCTGCTTCAGCGGGGGAGAGCAGAGGATCTTCAAAAGTGATGGTTGAAACGTCAAAGCCATTGAAGAGTTTCAT
This sequence is a window from Cyanobium sp. PCC 7001. Protein-coding genes within it:
- a CDS encoding LCP family protein, whose protein sequence is MLPFSLGIVCGLALAGPIPHLLGSSLAGLVEAPKEKLAAIVNPFTNGQRQVLVLGTDRVGDNTDVMFTVQVKDGATQLTQVPRDTFVESERLGVVKANALYAFGGIDAVKEEVGRLLDAPVERYVRINLRAVERLADALGGIEVDVPKRMYYVDNAQGLYIDLYPGPQVLKGESLEGFLRFRHDEMGDLGRMERQKLVLSQVFRKLVSPSMLTELPELLRIAGEDIQTDLSPIEMGQLLSAMTNTRLSSAQVPGRLFWHNDLSYWMPDSNMHYPAPTAVEGDLGMAESHL
- the purT gene encoding formate-dependent phosphoribosylglycinamide formyltransferase; its protein translation is MQHSFPRTLMLLGSGELGKEVALAAQRLGCRVVAVDRYAGAPAMQVADHAEVVPMTDAEALKAVVRTHRPDLVIPEIEALAVDALAELEQEGITVIPTARATAVTMNRDRIRDLAASDLGLRTARFAYAESAEELAAAAAPLGWPVVVKPVMSSSGKGQSVVRGPEQVEAAWSAAQAGARGSGTRVIVEEFLHFELEITLLSVRQWNGPTLFCPPIGHIQERGDYQCSWQPAALGAAELAEAQAMAQAVTDNLGGAGLFGVEFFLCRRGGNGSSSGTADGSSLEVVFSELSPRPHDTGLVTLAGQNLSEFELHLRAVLGLPIPAIHSLGPAASRVILADAALDAVRFEGVAEALSEPDTQVLLFGKPDARPHRRMGVALARGLDLDTARGRADRAAAQVRVVAG
- a CDS encoding calcium-binding protein; this translates as MKLFNGFDVSTITFEDPLLSPAEAAAGGGGMGGGGGMGGGEEESAGNNLSFPVIFTDGVGLTLPGLPDAFEFTIPYDLNNDGTITLDDQINGYYLFAQKTQGNTWQADSELISADQDLSTNVFVSTVDWGDSLEGTRPLALGRPVRVEISFYKDLATSFVGDVALDAEMTAYPMELLANPSSPTEVQGASANAYPIAGSIDPLSPPDPRVLTEESPLASVYSQNAKLVIQHVVGTPELGDFTWNGDYWVDADITDGVTIDDPVQGLTFGAEVTVAGKVVYGVSQGGWRPSQAGTYRLTTAFPTDGNFQLDQADIQVSTEEEATAAAESGAPATGTGVASIDVPNNLTFLDILVGGNQFPSVAPITLVKTEDDPTFNVDLLSQATDPEGDPLTVGNLTLQATDGTNPVTLPLDAVQASGSSLTVNPSVFDSLLQGDVRIIQAAYSVSDGVNTVPTTATITINGLDEAAPPLPGGEVPVTPPASGAPEDQGVTIIKKKGRYFMTGSFGNDVLRGGRKKDRLFGGDGDDLLIGKKGNDRLYGGNGNDVLRGGAGPDWLRGGSGRDVLIGGSGKDTFVLELDPVSGAQPGGDLIRDLEIKRDRLQLMAPLKPRMLSFSGSNVFATFGGQTMLLAQLQGVNAERLADRLMVVA
- the mraY gene encoding phospho-N-acetylmuramoyl-pentapeptide-transferase, with the translated sequence MTSTASSRRLWPGNSRRAAVLLGLLLLAACAASDRYVANSMLTLPLVAAALIAALVTAWGVPRLRRLKLGQVIREDGPQAHLSKAGTPTMGGLLVVPVGVILGGLLSPSDPRLPAVAAITLAYMAIGAIDDWRSLTRSTNTGLTPRGKLLLQGLAAVLFLVWAYQGQWLGGGEAGNVALPFGWMVPLGLAIWPLGLFVFLAESNATNLTDGLDGLAAGCGAVVFTGLGLQLMLRGHEGDPALAGFCVAMAGCWLGFLAHNRHPARLFMGDTGSLAMGAALSAVALLSNSLWPLLVMGGVFLAESVSVILQVWVFKATKGPDGQGRRLFRMAPLHHHFELGGLGEEQVVIRFWGASLLLVVAGLVLLP
- a CDS encoding alpha/beta fold hydrolase yields the protein MLRRSLSALASFALLVGASPARAIDTVVLQLPLLDFGFTVKLSELENPERFWRGTSDLAELNRATNGAVGRHMREIFDTPLPVETRLVINQAAGTPLLQQVLLLVSALGQVEGLPTDLSGNELTEVLNRASSSGELTLYTFLRAIPGEAVTVDLPQAITALQRMAVQRKQAKAVLASQTPASIDPALSGPGGRLPQRRVVSMPAPHRSQPLDVVLVEPALNPNGQVVVISHGLWDSPDSFEGWANHLASHGYTVALPVHPGSDADQQRAMLSGQTPPPGPDELRLRPLDVSAVIDGLKADRVVVVGHSWGATTALQLAGTQPTSRRLFERCADLQDPDRNLSWVLQCSFLGSADRAGLADSRVVGVLAVSPPMRLLFDYGAGQSMQARALLVTGSRDWVVPPDPEALQAAAAAQGFGHQIVIANGGDHFNLRAAAGGNGGPLRGLVLAWTQAAFAAGPDARPAPQAAPLLAPQGWGDSLIPLVLVPPPASPPSS
- a CDS encoding phospholipase D-like domain-containing protein, with product MLEPSSPGFLQEPDPRPLLPAWALPSRAVSTLEPTGFAAAAPDGRAEGIRALRATPSVAGPRSSDPITGAVFERLQVLPRDGRRIYRRAFALAERQIRIEICVLEDPIILAGLRKALDRGVRVRAIVDRGKYEALDAEQQNLAGDFVAAGGELHLSNPIFPRSFPKTILIDAKLLVYGSACLDSTTFAQYRDFALASTDPRVLRTIRRLFTNDWAFSAPVGQPPPPFNPTPAVKPRELLIAPRNAASGMADLYQQARKRLLVYSEELGNAALESQLVGAVKRGVRVQLVTPAQVNGFTAEQNAQHASAIAALQAVGVAVRTSGPDQSAAQPYMHARAAVVDHRLAYVGSISLSPDSATVNREMGLIKDDPRLVKDLARRFRKDFRRLGPSMPSHG